Genomic segment of Clostridia bacterium:
CCAACAGCATCCAGGCCACCATTGGTTTTTACCAGTCCCATAAGGATGCCAGGCCGGTGGAAAAGATTTTCTTAAGCGGCATCGGGAGCCAAGTGACCGGTTTGGCGGAAAGGCTCGAGAGCATGTTGCGGTTACCGGTGAAACAAGTAAGGCCGGCGGAGGTTTTGGGCTTAAAACTCGGCGGCGGTCCCCATGAGGATTTCGTCAAGTTCGGTCTGGCCGCCGGGCTGGCATGTCGTGGTTGGGAGTGATGGATTTGGTTTCAATTAGTCTGCTGCCTCCCGAATTTAAACAGTTATCTGCTGTGCGTGAAAAACAGAGAAAGCTGTTGTTGGGCTTCGCCGTTATTTCTTTACTGTTATTGGCTGCAGTGGGCACTCTGGCTATCAACGTCAGGCTGGCTCAAGGTCAGCTGGAAACCCTGTCGGCTTACCGGCAGCTGGTGGAGAGCCAGCTGCAGGGACTGGTAGTTTATGAAGAGCCTTATGCTCAATTATCGGAATTGTACCGGGTCAAGGAGGAGATTATGGCCGGGCAGGTAGATTGGCCGGAGCTTCTGGTGGAACTCGGCCAACAGACACCGGAAGGGGTCTGGCTCACGGATTTTCGAGGCCAGGTAGGGAAAACAGGGGAAAACGGTTCGCCGGGCCAGTTGGTGTTAAGAGGGAAAGCCCTGGACCACCTGCTGGTCAGTCGTTACTTGGAAAAACTCCGCAGCATGCCTTTTCTCGCTGAGGTGCAGTGCCGGTTCTCTTTAGGCGCCAATGAATCCGAGGCACAATTTGAGATCCAGGCTGCGGTATCCACGGTACCCCGGGATGCATTTTAGGGAGGTCAAGGAATGAATCTGGAACAGATTAAAAGAACCATGTGGATTTCCACCGCTGCCTCAATGGTGATCATCGCCGCTTTGATCTTCGTCATTATCATGCAATTCCACCTGTGGCGCTCCCTGCAAGCGGACATCATCGTAGCGGAAGAACAACTGGTCCAGCTGGAGCAACGTTTGATGCGGCTCAGCCTGTTGAAAGAGAATCAAGCGGAACTGGCAAGGCAGTTGGCAGTCATGCAAAAAACACTGCCCGGTGAGATTTCCGAGCAAGATTTGCTCTTGGAAATGCAAAAAGCCGCTTTGCTGGCCGGTTGCCGGGTGTCAGAGTTCCGGTTCGGAGATCGGGTGTTTCATGAGCATTACACCGAGATACCTTTGGACTTATCCCTCGAAGGACGGTTTGCGAGCCTGGTGGCATTGCTGGACAACATTAACCGGGCGAGCAGGATTTACCGGGTCCGGGAACTCTCGATTCAGAGTAACGGCAACGACGGGCTAATCAGGGCTGATTTGCAAATTTCATCCTTTTATGTGGACTGAGATTAAGGAAGATGGTGGGGGGTCTTGTAATTGCGTCCGGAATTAGCCACAACCCATTTAGGTCGCTTTTTGGTGGAAACCGGCGAGATTACGATGGAGCAGTTGGAGATAGCTTTGCGAAAGCAGGAGGAATGGAAAGACCGGAAAATGTTTTTGGGGCAGGTGCTGGTAGAACTGGGATTCGCCACTGAAAGTGCCGTGGCTAGGGCGGTGGCGGCGCAGGCTGGGGTACCTTTTATCTCCTTGGAAGAGTATCCCATTGATGCGTCTGCTTGTAAATTGTTGGAGCCGGATGTGATCCGGCGTTACCAGGCCTTACCCATCGGTTTTGAAGATAATGCTTTGTTGGTGGCCATGGCCCAGCCAAGGAACATTATCGCTATTGAAGACT
This window contains:
- a CDS encoding PilN domain-containing protein translates to MREKQRKLLLGFAVISLLLLAAVGTLAINVRLAQGQLETLSAYRQLVESQLQGLVVYEEPYAQLSELYRVKEEIMAGQVDWPELLVELGQQTPEGVWLTDFRGQVGKTGENGSPGQLVLRGKALDHLLVSRYLEKLRSMPFLAEVQCRFSLGANESEAQFEIQAAVSTVPRDAF
- the pilO gene encoding type 4a pilus biogenesis protein PilO; the protein is MNLEQIKRTMWISTAASMVIIAALIFVIIMQFHLWRSLQADIIVAEEQLVQLEQRLMRLSLLKENQAELARQLAVMQKTLPGEISEQDLLLEMQKAALLAGCRVSEFRFGDRVFHEHYTEIPLDLSLEGRFASLVALLDNINRASRIYRVRELSIQSNGNDGLIRADLQISSFYVD